The following proteins are co-located in the Anas platyrhynchos isolate ZD024472 breed Pekin duck chromosome 1, IASCAAS_PekinDuck_T2T, whole genome shotgun sequence genome:
- the NDUFA12 gene encoding NADH dehydrogenase [ubiquinone] 1 alpha subcomplex subunit 12, which translates to MAEYVQVAKRALKHLSGHGGVRGAIWQLLRVNDLKTGTLVGVDKYGNKYYEDKRNFFGRHRWVIYTTEMNGKNTFWEVDGSMVPPEWHRWLHSMTDDPPTTHPPVARKFIWENHKFNLSGTPGQYVPYSTTRKKIHEWIPPTTASK; encoded by the exons ATGGCGGAGTACGTGCAGGTGGCGAAGCGGGCCCTGAAGCACCTCAGCGGCCACGGCGGCGTCCGCGGCGCCATTTGGCAGCTGCTGAG GGTCAATGATTTGAAGACTGGTACGCTGGTAGGAGTTGACAAATACGGAAACAAATACTATGAAGACAAAAGAAACTTCTTTG gTCGACACAGATGGGTCATATATACGACTGAAATGAATGGCAAAAATACGTTTTGGGAAGTTGATGGAAGCATGGTGCCCCCTGAGTG gCATCGTTGGCTTCACTCGATGACGGATGACCCTCCAACTACTCATCCACCAGTTGCTCGTAAATTTATCTGGGAGAACCATAAATTCAATCTGAGTGGTACTCCCGGGCAGTATGTACCTTACTCTACTACTCGCAAGAAGATACACGAGTGGATCCCACCCACCACAGCCagcaaataa